A stretch of Bacillus pseudomycoides DNA encodes these proteins:
- the aiiA gene encoding N-acyl homoserine lactonase AiiA, with protein sequence MTVKKLYFLPAGRCMLDHSSVNSTLTPGKLLNLPVWCYLLETTEGPILIDTGMPESAVDNEDLFKGTFVEGQILPKMKQEDRIINILKRVGYAPEDLLCVISSHLHFDHAGGNGGFSHTPIIVQRTEHDAALHREEYLKECILPGLNYQMIEGDYEVMPGVQLLYTPGHSPGHQSVFVKTEKSGSVLLTIDASYTQENFEQGVPFAGFDSEMATQSIKRLKEIVLDEKPIVFFGHDMEQEKSCKTFPEYL encoded by the coding sequence ATGACCGTTAAAAAACTTTACTTTTTACCAGCTGGCCGTTGCATGTTGGATCATTCTTCTGTTAATAGTACGCTTACTCCTGGTAAACTTTTGAATTTACCGGTATGGTGCTATCTGTTGGAAACGACAGAAGGTCCAATATTAATAGATACAGGGATGCCAGAAAGCGCAGTAGATAATGAAGATCTTTTTAAGGGGACATTTGTTGAGGGGCAGATTCTCCCTAAAATGAAGCAGGAAGATAGAATTATTAATATCTTGAAACGAGTAGGCTATGCGCCAGAAGATCTTCTCTGTGTTATTAGTTCTCATTTGCATTTTGACCATGCTGGGGGGAATGGGGGTTTCAGCCATACACCCATTATAGTGCAACGAACTGAACATGATGCTGCTTTACATAGAGAAGAATATTTAAAGGAATGCATATTACCAGGTTTGAACTATCAAATGATTGAGGGAGATTATGAGGTAATGCCAGGTGTTCAGTTGCTTTATACGCCGGGGCATTCCCCGGGGCATCAATCAGTATTCGTTAAAACGGAAAAGTCAGGTTCTGTTTTACTAACGATTGATGCATCTTACACGCAGGAAAACTTTGAGCAGGGTGTCCCATTCGCAGGATTTGATTCAGAAATGGCCACACAATCTATCAAACGATTAAAAGAAATTGTTTTGGATGAAAAACCTATTGTTTTCTTTGGACATGATATGGAACAAGAAAAAAGTTGTAAAACATTCCCTGAGTATTTATAA